The following proteins come from a genomic window of bacterium:
- a CDS encoding VWA domain-containing protein translates to MTIRPIVAGTLPRRKVRTPGHGVHGEVIGFCRVLRRAGLKVTSGRIIDLFRSLEHLNITQLDNIYVSTKANLVSSQEESALFDAVFRRYWFDEQGNEYSGDDTAQMDAAAEDDSGDGGGQEGGTPAEEGDSDSQADKQEGSNLPSDEEEGVEGEPGDADEEEEGLPSYSPGEVLMQKDFSTFEADQIAELRRMIARLVPKLATKISRRKKSDLRAREIDLKRSVKRSIRTGGEVLRLFRRRRKIQKTQLVLLCDVSGSMDSYSQFLIQFLYSLQNEIKSLRTFVFSTRLTDATPYLRHKDVRTALQRLAHEVHDWSGGTQIGNCIKDFNYHHGRQIMNRRTIVLIISDGWDRGDTDTLAAEMDRLKKKCHKLLWLNPLLGSPGYRPIDRGMRTALPYCDAFMSAHNLDSLVEMTEKISNI, encoded by the coding sequence ATGACCATCCGGCCCATCGTCGCCGGCACCCTTCCCCGGCGGAAGGTACGCACACCCGGACACGGTGTCCACGGCGAAGTTATCGGTTTTTGCCGGGTACTCCGCCGCGCCGGGCTGAAGGTCACCTCCGGCCGCATCATCGACCTGTTCCGCAGTCTCGAGCACCTCAACATCACCCAGCTGGACAACATCTACGTCTCCACGAAGGCGAACCTCGTATCGAGCCAGGAGGAAAGCGCCCTCTTCGATGCTGTCTTCAGACGCTACTGGTTCGATGAGCAGGGAAACGAATACAGCGGGGACGATACGGCCCAGATGGACGCGGCGGCCGAGGACGACTCGGGCGACGGCGGCGGCCAGGAGGGCGGCACCCCGGCCGAGGAGGGCGACTCGGACTCCCAGGCCGACAAGCAAGAGGGGAGCAACCTCCCCTCCGACGAGGAAGAGGGCGTAGAGGGCGAACCCGGCGATGCCGACGAGGAGGAAGAAGGCCTCCCCTCCTACAGCCCCGGTGAAGTCCTCATGCAGAAGGATTTTTCAACCTTTGAAGCCGATCAGATCGCAGAGCTCAGGCGGATGATCGCCCGCCTGGTACCGAAGCTGGCCACCAAGATCAGCCGGCGCAAAAAATCAGACCTCCGCGCCCGCGAGATCGACCTCAAGCGCAGCGTCAAGCGGAGCATCCGCACGGGCGGCGAAGTCCTCCGTCTGTTCCGCCGTCGCCGGAAAATCCAGAAAACACAGCTCGTGCTTCTCTGCGACGTCTCCGGCTCGATGGACAGCTACAGCCAGTTCCTGATTCAGTTTCTTTACAGCCTGCAAAACGAGATCAAATCCCTGCGGACGTTTGTTTTCAGCACACGTCTCACCGACGCCACCCCCTATCTGCGCCACAAAGATGTCCGCACGGCCCTCCAGCGCCTCGCCCACGAGGTGCACGACTGGAGCGGCGGCACCCAGATCGGCAACTGCATCAAAGACTTCAACTATCATCACGGCAGGCAGATCATGAACCGCCGCACCATCGTCCTCATCATCTCCGACGGCTGGGACCGAGGCGATACCGACACCCTCGCCGCAGAAATGGACCGCCTGAAAAAGAAATGCCACAAGCTCCTCTGGCTGAATCCGCTGCTCGGCAGCCCCGGCTACCGGCCCATCGATCGGGGAATGCGCACAGCGCTTCCCTACTGCGACGCTTTCATGTCGGCGCACAACCTGGACAGCCTGGTCGAGATGACCGAGAAAATTTCCAATATTTAA
- a CDS encoding MoxR family ATPase gives MTSKEGSGAKRRKPGEIELASVEAVQEIFKKHDYIADRTLATTLFLAIQLEKPLFLEGEAGVGKTELAKVLATALDTELIRLQCYEGLDSNASLYEWNYAKQLLHIKMEEGHNSNVKQVEKDIFSQEYLIERPLLRALLHSKERPVVLLIDEVDRSDEEFEAFLLEILSDYQITIPEMGTIKAVRKPLVVLTSNRTREIHDALKRRCLYLWVDYPTFEKEVEIVLTKVPGTPEILAEQICRFMIEARKMDFYKRPGVAETLDWAQALLILHKSELDPEAVRDTIGCILKYQEDIRRIEENGYDRVVASSQLAKDA, from the coding sequence GTGACCTCAAAGGAAGGAAGCGGCGCCAAGCGCCGCAAGCCGGGCGAGATCGAACTCGCTTCCGTGGAAGCCGTTCAGGAGATATTCAAAAAACACGACTACATCGCCGACCGGACCTTGGCCACGACCCTTTTCCTCGCAATTCAGCTCGAAAAACCGCTTTTCCTCGAGGGAGAAGCGGGCGTCGGGAAAACCGAGCTGGCGAAGGTGCTGGCCACGGCCCTGGACACCGAGCTCATCCGGCTCCAGTGCTACGAGGGACTCGATTCGAACGCATCGCTCTACGAGTGGAACTACGCGAAGCAGCTCCTCCATATCAAGATGGAGGAGGGGCACAACTCCAACGTGAAGCAGGTGGAGAAGGACATCTTCAGCCAGGAGTACCTGATCGAACGCCCCCTCCTCCGGGCCCTCCTCCACTCCAAGGAGCGTCCCGTGGTGCTGCTCATTGACGAGGTGGACCGCTCCGACGAAGAATTCGAGGCATTCCTTCTCGAAATTCTCTCGGACTACCAGATCACCATCCCCGAGATGGGCACCATCAAGGCGGTCCGCAAGCCACTGGTCGTCCTCACCAGCAACCGCACGCGCGAAATCCACGACGCTCTCAAGCGCCGCTGCCTCTACCTGTGGGTGGACTACCCTACCTTCGAAAAAGAGGTGGAGATCGTTTTAACCAAAGTCCCGGGGACGCCTGAGATTCTCGCCGAGCAAATTTGCCGGTTCATGATCGAGGCGAGAAAGATGGACTTCTACAAGCGGCCCGGGGTGGCCGAAACCCTCGATTGGGCGCAGGCCCTCCTCATCCTCCACAAGTCCGAACTCGACCCGGAGGCCGTTCGCGATACGATAGGCTGCATCCTCAAGTACCAGGAGGACATCCGGCGCATCGAAGAAAACGGCTACGATCGGGTGGTCGCCTCTTCCCAGCTAGCCAAAGATGCCTAA